CGCTGCCGTACGAAGGCGATGCCTATGAACAGGTCATGATCAACGTCGTGAAGGCCTTGAATTATGCGGCGCAAGGACAGCTGCAGGAGTCGCTGGTCGAAGCGCGGCGCATCGATCACCGGCTCAATGTGCTGTCCGATAAGGCGAAAGAGAACACGGCCTACAAGGACGATGGATTTGCGCGCTATCTGACGGGGATTCTCTATGAAGCCACGGGCGACGTGAACAATGCCTTTATCGCCTACCGGAAAGCCTACGAGGCCTATGAGGCGATGAGCGGATGGGCACGCACGCCGGTGCCGGGCCAGTTGCGGGCCGACCTGCTGCGGACGAGCGAGGCCTTGCAGCTCACCGCGGAGTTCGAGGCGTACCGCCGGTTGTTTCCGGACGAGGCCTGGCAGTCGCGTGAGGCGGTTCAGAATCTCGCTCAGGTCGTGCTGGTCAGCTATAATGGCCGCGCACCGCGCAAGGAGGACCGGTTTCTCGACTTGCCGATCAGCCTGGATGCGCTGCAGCTCGTGCTCTTGAATCGCGGGCTCTCGCACCCGTCACGGCATCAGAACCGGGGCGTGGATACCGTGCTCTATGGCCTCAATGGACATGTGGTGCGCGTGGCCTTGCCGCAATTGATTCCTCAGAAGACGCGCGTGACCGGGGAGCAGCTGATGCTGAGGGATGACAGTGGCCGGCAAATCTCCGCCCGTTCAGAATTGGGGCAGAACATTACCGCCCTGGCCGAGAAGAGCCTGGCGGACCGGCTGCCGGGAATCACGGTGAAGGCGCTGGCTCGCGCGGCGGCCAAGTTCGCGATGGCGGAGGGGGCGACGCGAGGGGCGCAGCAGGCGGCGGGCAAAGATGCGGCCCCCTTGGTGGGATTGCTCGTCGGTCTTTTGACAAAAGGATTGGCGGTGGCTTCTGAGGAAGCGGATAAACGCAGTTGGCGGACGCTCCCGGACGAAATTCATCTCACGCGGGCCTGGGTTGATCCCGGACAGTACCATATGTCGGTTCAGCTCGCCGGGGGAGGAGAGGGGCCGGCCAAGGAGACTGGGCGCACGCTTTCGCTGGCGCCTGGGCAAACCATTATGTTGATTCAGCGGGTGATGCAATGATCTTCATCGTCTCTTGTCCGCGCCGTGCTGCCCGCGCCCTTCTGATCTGTCTGCTCGGAGGGCTTGCGCTCAGCGGCTGTACCTGGTTCGGAAGCAAGGCCAAACCAGCCTGGGTGGACGGCGTGAGCGCCGAGTTTTCGTCCGCGCAATACTTGCTTGGAGAAGGGCAGTCGGCGAGCAAGAGCGTGGCCACGGATCAAGCCTATGCGGCGGTCGCCAGGATTTTTAAAGCCGAGGTAGCGGCGCACGCCAAGGATTGGGAGTCCTACTTGTTGATTGAGAGCCGCGGCGCCGCGAATGCCGAACGGCGGTTGACGCTGGAAACGATCACAAACGTGTCCACCGATAAAGTGCTCGAAAACGTGAAGGTGCTCGATGCCTGGTATGACTTCTCGAAAGGGGTGCACTACGTGCTGGCCGGGATGCACCGTGGCCAGGGGGAAACCGCGCTGTTGGAGAAGATGCGTGAGCTTGACCGGACGATCGAATCCGATCTGACGGACGCGCGCCAGACGGCCGACAAGTTGACGAAGGTGCGCAATCTCCGGCGTGCCGCGAGAAGTGCGGTGATGCGCGACGCGTATAACGCGGATTTGCGGGTTGTCCGGCCATCGGGACAGGGCCATCCAGCCGCCTATCATGTCACTGATCTGACCAACGAACTGGATCAGTTCCTCGCCACCAATCTCATCCTGGCCATTGAGGTGGCCGGTGACCATGCGGAGCCGATTGAACGGGCGCTCACGGAGGGATTGATCCGGGAGGGGCTGCACGTGGCCCATCGAGCGGCCAACGGCGATGGCGTGGCTCCCGAGCTGCTGGTTCGCGGGACGGTGCGGATGTGGCCCATTCAGGTGGGCGATCCGCAGTTCAAGTATGTCCGATGGTGCAGCGATTTTGAGGTGGTGGAGTCCGCCTCGCAACGGGTTGTCGGGGCGGTGTCGAGGGGCGGGAAGGAAGGCCACCTCTCCGAACGAGAAGCTACGGCAAAAGCCTTGAGGGTGATTCAGCAGGAATTTTCTTCAGACCTTGCCAAAGCTATCGCATCTCATGTATTTGGAGAGGCGCCATTGCCGGATTCCACGGCTTCATCGGCCGGGTGTCCGCGAGAGACGCGTCCTGCTGCACCGGTGCCAGCCACGCCACGTTCATTCTAACGAGGAGGGAATCACCACTGTGACACAGCCAACAGACAAATCCATCGGCCGCGCTCCGAAGAGCCGCGGACGCGGGTTGACCAAGCCAAGCCGCAAGCTCTCCAGCCGTTTGGCCAAGCGGCGCCTGGGGGACCGTTTGAAGGACGATACGGCCTCGTTCAATCAGGGCAATTTGGCCGAGACCTTGCGGAAGCAGGGGTATGAGGAAGTGCCGCTCGATGAACTGCAAGACCGGCTCTCCAAGCTCCAGGGACCGTTGGCCGCGGTGATTTTGAAGGGGAGGGTCTAGCGGATGCCGTACTATTATTTCGATTCGACTGCGCTCGTGAAACGGTACAGCATGGAACGGGGCACCCGCATCGTCAACAAGCTGATGGTCAAGCGGGGGAAGGTCGCCATTCTTCCGGCATGGACCGTCACCGAGTTCTACACCACGCTGGCGAATCGCGCCCAGCAGGGTGACATCACCCGCGATGACTGTTATTCGGTGATTCATAAGTTCGAGATTGAATCGAAGGAGGGGCTCTATCAGTTTCTGGCCCCCACGATGGCCACCTATCTGGCCACCAAGGAATTGGCCATGGAGTATCCCTTCCTGCGGGCGCAACAGGTCATGCATCTGGCGCTGGCGTTGGAGCTGAAGCCGTTGCGGCTGACCGTCGTCAGTGCCGATACGCAGTTGCTGGCGGCCTCCAAAACGGCCGGACTGCACATCATCAATCCTGAAGAGGATTGAGCCGGAGCGGGGCGCGACGCGGCTTCATGGACAGTGGTATTCGGCGATCACCGATTGGATGACGCTATGCCACGTCTCGATCGTTCCCGTCAGTTGCGCCAGGTCTTCACGCAAGCGGGGAGCCGGAGGCGGTGAGGGAATGTCGCCAATGGGTTCCGCGGCTTGATGCAGGCTGGCCAGGGCCAAACTGAGGCTGCCGCAGACGCCGGACGACGCCGGCAGCTGATTGCCGGCCCGCCGAAAGAGGCCCATCGCCCGGTAGGTATGTTCCTGAGACCGGAAGAGCGACTCCATTCGGCGAGACACCATTCCAGCCATTCCCTCACGCTTTTTGGCCATTTGAGCTGACAGCAGCGCCGCCCGCCCCATGATCATGGCGGCTCCGTCAGGATCATCGCCAGCAATGGCATCCTCGGCTTTGGCCCGTAACCTCGAGAGTTCTGCGTCGTCGTTCATCACCTGGGCGTCCGGTCTTTCCGGCATGGCCAGCAAGAGAGCGGTGAGGCCGCAGCTGAGCAGGCAGATCAGGGTCCTGTGACGGCGTATCGGCATAGAGATCGTCCAGAGATTGGCCAGTGCAACGGTACTCTACTGAAGTGCCTGTTTGGCTGGCAAGTTGCCAGGGTATAAAGGGGATCAGTATAATCGCGCGGTCTTTGGCGGGATTGGGGCTGTGGGCCTCTTGGGAAGGAGACTACTCGTGCAATACTGGGTCAAAGTGGTGTTTGTGGACAGCCAGGAGCTGCTCATCAAGGATGTGGTCAGCCATCGGCTGTCTGAAGATCAAGAATTTATTTACGTGGAGTCTCCGCGGGAAATGATCCTGGTGCCGATCAAGCAGATCAAGTATCTCTCCTGTGATGCCACGGTGTTTTCTGGAAAGAAAACATCGTGATCCGGCAGGCTGATCACACCCGTATTCTGCCTTAGACTGCCTGGGCCAGCAGATTGAGCATGGCGGCATTCCAGCCGTCTGGGCCGGATCCTGGTGCGAGTATGAGGTGCGGGAGGGTGATCGAAGGGTCGTACCTGCCGTCCGGCTTTTGGATCAGCACAGGATGGTCTACCGCTTGGAGTAGGGAGAGGTCGTTGAGACTGTCTCCAATTCCCACCGTTTCCGCCATGGCACCCTGTTCTTCCAGCTGCCATTGTTGCCGGTAACAGTGGAGCAGACGCATCGCGGCCTGGCCTTTGTCGTGATGGCCGGTCAGATGGAAGAACCGCCCTCCTTTAGTCCATTGCAATCCGCGCGACGTAATCTGGCGGCAGACTTCCTGTACCAAGGAAAGCGGCCCTTCCAGCAGATAGGGTTCGTCATATTCGCGCAGCTTGGCTCGCACGGCTGCATCGTGTCCGATGCCCGTTGCCTGCATAATTTCGTCGATGGAGAGGTCGCCGAATCCGGTCAAGCGAGTGCTCAAGGTCTCTTCGATCTGCTTGAGGACATCGCGCAGCATGGCATAGGGGATGCCGAGTTCGATGACGGAGTAGGCCGACCGCGGCCTGGCCCGTTCGAGCGGAAAATCGAAGGTGCCCACGGGCACAAAAATCCCGCCGCCGTTTTCCACAATGAACGGGCCATGGTGGCAGAGCTGTTCGCGCAGGGGCTCGATTTCCGCCCGTGTTTTGCTGGAGACCAGCACCATGGGAATGTTGCGGGCCTGAATCGCCTCCAGCGCGGGACGCGCGGCGTCGAAGGAATAGCTCTGACTGTCAAGCAGGCAGCCGTCAAGGTCCGTAAATATCAAGTATTGCGGCATGGTGCGATCCTTAGTAATGATGGAGGTCGTCGGCGCCCTGCTCGCGGGTGGAGCGTCCCAGATGACGCTCCAGAAACGTTTTGGCCAAGTCTCTTCCGCCCAGGCCGAAGGCCAGCGCGGCGGCGAAGACGATCCCGCCCCAGGTAATGCCGAATCCCACGGCGACGATGTGCTCCGCAATGCCGAGCTGTTCGAGGGCCATCGCGATGCTGAGCAGTTGTATGGTCCAGCGGGTACTTGTCGCGATCAGCCTGGCCGGCGGGAGGCCGGCGTTGACCGCCGCAATAAGCACTCCCTGGGCCACGAAGTTCGAGATGAGATAGCCCGCAACGCCGATGACCGTCGCGATGAGGAGATGCGGAATATAGGCAACGGTGGCATGCGTCAGTTTGCTGATCGATTCAACGTGTAACGCTTCGAGCGATGCGATTGAGGCGAAGATCACGATCAGCCAGTAGGCCGTCCGTCCGATGAGATGGGAGGGGTCTGACTTGATCCCTCCGCGCAGGAGCGTGGAGGTCAGGCCCAGGCGATCGCTTGCGCGGTCGAGCCCGATCACTCGAAGAAACCGTTCTGCCGTGTGTCCGGCAGCCCAAGCGGTGCCGAGCCCTGCAAGCAAGAGCAGGCTCATGGCCAACAGATTAGGGAGAATGGCCAGCGCCTGCCGGCCAAGAATGGTCACTGGTTCGAGCAAGGTGTCTATCCATTGCGAGGTCATCACGCCCTCCTTAGTTCCGGGTGCCGGGCTCTGGCCACCGAGTCACCAGGTAGTCTTTGTGAGACTCAAACGCGCGGCACAGGGCTTCGATATGGTGTTCGGCTTCACGCGTGGTGAGCCCCTGTGTTTGCAGGACGAAGGATGCGGTTCTTCCGAGATACAACGGCGTCAGCGCTTTCAGAAGATGGTCTTGGGGGAGCATCCTGGCGTGATAGGCTAAGGCCGTGTCATAGAGGATGTGGACCCAGAGCGAATCCGGCATACGAAAGCCATCCGCCGGCACTCCTTCCAGCGCGCGCAGTTGCGACAGGCTGTCGGTCGATAACATTCGGCTCCAAATCGGCTGCAGGTCGCGCAGCCCCTGCTGAAACACCTCCAGCATCCTGGCGACGTTCACGTTGACCGGCTCCACGCCGGTTTCGTATTGAAATCCGAAGAGGGGAACAGGCTGAGAGTTTCTGATGGGGGCCCATGCCGATGGATGGATCTCCATCAGGCTGAACAGGGCGCCGGTGACTTGAGCCAGCATGGCGGAGAGGTCGGCCGCAGGATCTTTGGGGTTATGAATTTTCGCCCCAAGGAAGCTTTGGCAGACGCGCGCGCCGCTGGTCAGCGCCTCTGTCGTCATCCAGATATCGATCCCGAATCGCGCCACGTCGGATTCCCAGACCTGCCTGTTCAGATAGTGTTGGGCGAGTGCGCCTGAAAATCCGAAATCCCCGCCGATAGGTTGCCGAACCTGATAGCCGTACAGCGCGCGGGTCAGCGGATAGGCAATACTATTTGTGATAGTCCCATCGTATTTATGGCGTTGATAGTACGGCGCCACGTAGTCAAAGCCTTCTTGCACGATCGGGCGAAGGAGCAGCTCAATCCATTCGGGTGTGATGCTGCGGAGATCTGAGTCCACCACGGCGCAGGCCTGGACACGCAGGCGCCGGGCGATCTCGAAAATCGTGCGAAACGCGCTCCCCTTCCCGGGAATGCCGTGGTAGGGGGTGACGATGCGATGGAGCGGACTCTGGTGGTCGCCGATGAACAGCAGGTCGAGATCCACCAGGGTATTGGCGACGATCGAGGAGGTGCCGTCGGTGGATCCGCCATCGGCGTTGACCAGAACGGCTCGACGGTCTGGGAAGTACTTGGCAAGTCCAGCCCGAACGGCCCGCACCACGTGGCCGACGGTGTCGGCATTGTTGAAGCTTGGGATGCCGATGAGCAGGTCTGCGGCGCCGATCTGCTCGACCGTGGACTCGGTCTGCGCGGCGAGTGGTGTCAGGGTGTCGTTCATCATGGGCGTCATGTGGCGCGGTTACGTGGTGCTCGCGAGGGGGGCGGTATCGTGGGCGCGACCGAGTGCGGTCGCCGGCTCCCACTCATGGTCGCTTTCAACCGCATCAATCAGGAGCCCGAAGACATCGGGGACGGCGGCGGCCACGCGGCTCCAATTGGAGATCATGGGGACCCCCAGGGGATCTTCGATGAAGCTCTGTGTGGCGAGTTTCATGCCTTTCAGAAACACTTCGACGGCGGTGCGTTCCTGGTGTCGGTCGAATTGGAGCGAGTTGATCATCGCATCGTTTTCGTAGCGGCTGATCGCATCCTGCGCGGCTTGGAGGTACGTGGCCCGCAGAGTCTTGAGCAGGCCGTCGGAGAGAATGACGCCATCGCTGGCCAAGTTTCTGAAGAGGGCTTTGGTAATATCGGCCGACATCTTCAAGAGGCCGGTCTCGGGATTGTCGGGCGATAAATCCTGGTGTTTGTGTTCATAGGCATCCGCGATATCCACCTGGCAGACTCGGCGTAATGCGCAATTGCGATAGACCTCGGCGAGCACGCCCACTTCGAGGCCCCAATCTCCGGGAATGCGGTTGACCCAGGCCAGATCGCTGACCATGGCGAATTCTCCGGCGAGCGGATAGCGGAAGCTGTCCAAAAAGGCCAGGAGCGGATGCGTGCCGACCAGCTGCTGGAGGCTGCGGAGGAGCGGGGTCATGAACAACCGGGTGACGCGGCCATGGAGCCGGTCCGTAATCCGGCTGTAATACCCTTTGGCAAACTCGTACCCGAGATTAGGGTTGGCGATCGGATAGCAGAGACGGGCGAGGTAGTGCCGGTCGTAACTCACGATGTCGCAATCGTGCAGGGCCAGCACCTTGCTCTGATGCCGGGCGAGCACATAGCCGAAGGCGGTCCAGCAGCCGCGGCCTTTCCCGGGCAGACCGACATCGATGGCATTGTCGGTGAGGCGTTTTAAGAGCTGTTGAATCCGGCTCCCGTCATTCCAGATCACCCGGACGCGCTGCGGAAGGATGGAGAAGTACTCCTTGGCGAGGCGGAACTCCAGGGCTGATGCCCGGTCTAAGGAAATGACAATCTCGTTGACGTAGCGGACCTCTGTCAGGGTCTCAACGATTTTCTTGAGCGCCGGCCGCTGCAGCTCTGAGTAGAGCGAGGGGAGGACCAGGGCGATCGGATTCGTCGAGGCATGGCGCTGAAGTTCCGCTTCCAGTTGTTCGAGGTTGGGGCGCCCCAGCCGATGGAGCACCGTCACGACGCCGTTTTGATGGAAGTCCGACATGTTGTCCTCCCTGATCTGACGCCGTGGTGGAGCTCTTCAAGGCCGGTCGCGGATGCCGGCTTGTTTCGGTCCGCTGTCGTCTGCCTGCCTGTGATATTCGGTTTCATCATGAGTGAAGCAATGCCTGTGCCCGCCTGTGATTCAGGCGAAAGTGCCAGTAGTGTGATGAGCTAAGGTCCCGATCTCTCAGCGGTCTTGACGCGGGGCGCGGATTCTATGCGAGTGCTGCTGCGAGCAGTTCGATTGATTGACCGTAACGGAAGTGATGGCACAACCCTCCACTCCAGCGGGCGCCCGCATTGCTTAATGTGACTGGGAGGTGCGCTGGAAACTCTTCCCCATGACAAGGCAAGGTTGGCAAATCATGTCATCGGGGCGGACGCTAGAATGCCGTCGGATTGCGGAAGCGGCCGTTTGGGGCACCATGTTGTGAATGTATGCCTCTCCCAGGTTCCATTGTACTAGGTGGATCCCGAGGCCGGTGGCATGAAATCCCTGGTGATCGTTTGGGGAGATGACGCGCCGGTATCGAGAACGGTGCCGGAGCTGTGCGCTACGGTGTTGCCGGTGGCAGTCCTGTGTTGAGCCGGGCTGTAACGAGACTCAAGCCATCGATACAAGACGGGCAACACGATGAGCGTGAGGGCAGTGGAGCTCACCAGGCCGCCGATGACGACGATGGCCAACGGCCGCTGCACCTCCGATCCGATTCCATGGGCGAAGGCCAGGGGGAGCAAGCCCAGCAACGCCACCAAGGCGGTCATCAGCACGGGACGCAGGCGGAGCAGCGCGCCGGACTGTACCGCCTCGTCCAACGTGGCCCCCTCTTCTCTGAGCGCATTCATGCAGGACACCAGCACGATGCCGTTTAAGACGGCCACCCCGAATAAATTGATGAAGCCGACAGAGGCTGGAACACTGAGGTATTCGCCCGTCAGCCAGAGTGCGATTATCCCGCCGATGAGCGCGAAGGGAAGGTTCAAAATAATGAGAGCTGCCTGGCGGAGCGAATTGAATGTGGAGTACAGCAGCAGGAAGATCAGGCCGATCGTCATGGGAACGATGAGGCGTAGCTTTGCCATCGCCCGCTCCATATTCTCGAAAGAGCCTCCCCAGGCAACGGTGTATCCGGCCGGAAGCGTCACATCCGCAGCGATCTTCTGCTGCGCTTCCGCCACCAGACTGCCGATGTCGCGCCCCAGTGTGTTGAACCCGATCGAGACATACCGCTGGAGCCGCTCTCGGCTGATCCGCCCCGGGCCTTCTTCAAGCCGCACCGTTCCCAGATCGGCCAGCGGGATGAGGGCGCCGGATTTGTCGCTGAGCGGAATGTTGCTGATGGTTTCAACGCTGTTCCGGTACTGTTCCGGGAAGCGGACGACCAGGTCGAACCGCTGCTGGTTTTCGTACACTCGGGTGGCGGCTTCACCGCCGATCGCGGTGGTAATGATTTCCCGGACGTCGGCGACGTTGATCCCGTGGCGGGCGATGTTGCCGCGATCGATGTCGATCGTGAGATAGGGCTGTCCGAACAGCTGTTCCACCTTGATGTCCCGCACGCCCCGCACGGTTCCCAGGACGCCGGCGATCTCCTCGGCTTTTGCCCGCAAGGTTTCCAGATCGTCGCCGAAGAGTTTCACGGTGGCTTCGGTCCGCACCCCTGAAATCAATTCATCGACCCGCTGCTGAATGGGCTGGCTGATGAGGAAGGTGGCGCCTGCCACCTGGGTGAGCCGTTCGCGAAACTTCTGCATCAACTCCGGCATCGTCCGGGCCGTCGTCCATTCGTCGAGCGGGCGCAGTCTGACCACGGGATCGCTCTCGTTCGCCTCTTGGGGGTCGTTTCCCAGCTCCGTGCGCCCGATCTTGGACACCACGGCCTCCACTTCAGGAAATTCCATGATGGCCTGCTGCATGCGTTTTTCAATTTCGATGGAGGCCGGAAGGGAGATGCTCGGCAGCCGGATCGTTTGGGGGGCCACGGCTCCTTCGTTGAGGATCGGGATGAACTCGCTGCCAAGCATCGGGAACAGCGCCAGGCTGCCGAGCAGCGCGCCACAGGCGATCATCAGAACCACCCTGGTGTGTTTCAACGCCCACGAAAGCGAGGGGGCATACAGGCGCTTGGCGATGCGGACGATCCAGGGATCCTCCTCGCTGCCTCTTGTCAGCATCAGCGAACAGAGCACCGGTGACAGGGTGAGCGACAGCACGAGGGAGGTCAGCAGGGCGATCATGATGGTGTAGGCAAGCGGCTTGAACATCTTGCCCTCCATCCCGTGCAGGGAGAGGAGGGGCAGGAACACCAGGATGATAATCAGAATGCCGAACACGACCGGCTGCCCCACCTCCTTCACGGATCTGGTAATCAGTGCGAGCCGCGGGATCGCGGCGGCCGATGGTTCCGAGAGATGCCGGTAGACGTTCTCGACCACGACTACGGAGCCGTCCACGATCATGCCAATGGCGATGGCCAGCCCGCCGAGCGACATGAGATTGGCCGTCAATCCGACTTGACCCATCACGATGAATGTGGCCAGAGGGGCCAGGACCAATGTGCCGACGACGATCAGCGCGCTGCGAATGTTGCCCAGAAAGAGAAACAGGATCACGACCACCAGCGCCACTCCCTCGGCCAGGGATTTGTACACCGTATTCAAGGCGGCGGTGATGAGTTCGATCCGGTCGTAAAACGGCACGATGCG
The Nitrospira sp. genome window above contains:
- a CDS encoding LPP20 family lipoprotein is translated as MIFIVSCPRRAARALLICLLGGLALSGCTWFGSKAKPAWVDGVSAEFSSAQYLLGEGQSASKSVATDQAYAAVARIFKAEVAAHAKDWESYLLIESRGAANAERRLTLETITNVSTDKVLENVKVLDAWYDFSKGVHYVLAGMHRGQGETALLEKMRELDRTIESDLTDARQTADKLTKVRNLRRAARSAVMRDAYNADLRVVRPSGQGHPAAYHVTDLTNELDQFLATNLILAIEVAGDHAEPIERALTEGLIREGLHVAHRAANGDGVAPELLVRGTVRMWPIQVGDPQFKYVRWCSDFEVVESASQRVVGAVSRGGKEGHLSEREATAKALRVIQQEFSSDLAKAIASHVFGEAPLPDSTASSAGCPRETRPAAPVPATPRSF
- a CDS encoding type II toxin-antitoxin system VapC family toxin encodes the protein MPYYYFDSTALVKRYSMERGTRIVNKLMVKRGKVAILPAWTVTEFYTTLANRAQQGDITRDDCYSVIHKFEIESKEGLYQFLAPTMATYLATKELAMEYPFLRAQQVMHLALALELKPLRLTVVSADTQLLAASKTAGLHIINPEED
- a CDS encoding HAD-IIB family hydrolase, with product MPQYLIFTDLDGCLLDSQSYSFDAARPALEAIQARNIPMVLVSSKTRAEIEPLREQLCHHGPFIVENGGGIFVPVGTFDFPLERARPRSAYSVIELGIPYAMLRDVLKQIEETLSTRLTGFGDLSIDEIMQATGIGHDAAVRAKLREYDEPYLLEGPLSLVQEVCRQITSRGLQWTKGGRFFHLTGHHDKGQAAMRLLHCYRQQWQLEEQGAMAETVGIGDSLNDLSLLQAVDHPVLIQKPDGRYDPSITLPHLILAPGSGPDGWNAAMLNLLAQAV
- a CDS encoding glycosyltransferase: MMNDTLTPLAAQTESTVEQIGAADLLIGIPSFNNADTVGHVVRAVRAGLAKYFPDRRAVLVNADGGSTDGTSSIVANTLVDLDLLFIGDHQSPLHRIVTPYHGIPGKGSAFRTIFEIARRLRVQACAVVDSDLRSITPEWIELLLRPIVQEGFDYVAPYYQRHKYDGTITNSIAYPLTRALYGYQVRQPIGGDFGFSGALAQHYLNRQVWESDVARFGIDIWMTTEALTSGARVCQSFLGAKIHNPKDPAADLSAMLAQVTGALFSLMEIHPSAWAPIRNSQPVPLFGFQYETGVEPVNVNVARMLEVFQQGLRDLQPIWSRMLSTDSLSQLRALEGVPADGFRMPDSLWVHILYDTALAYHARMLPQDHLLKALTPLYLGRTASFVLQTQGLTTREAEHHIEALCRAFESHKDYLVTRWPEPGTRN
- a CDS encoding glycosyl transferase; this encodes MSDFHQNGVVTVLHRLGRPNLEQLEAELQRHASTNPIALVLPSLYSELQRPALKKIVETLTEVRYVNEIVISLDRASALEFRLAKEYFSILPQRVRVIWNDGSRIQQLLKRLTDNAIDVGLPGKGRGCWTAFGYVLARHQSKVLALHDCDIVSYDRHYLARLCYPIANPNLGYEFAKGYYSRITDRLHGRVTRLFMTPLLRSLQQLVGTHPLLAFLDSFRYPLAGEFAMVSDLAWVNRIPGDWGLEVGVLAEVYRNCALRRVCQVDIADAYEHKHQDLSPDNPETGLLKMSADITKALFRNLASDGVILSDGLLKTLRATYLQAAQDAISRYENDAMINSLQFDRHQERTAVEVFLKGMKLATQSFIEDPLGVPMISNWSRVAAAVPDVFGLLIDAVESDHEWEPATALGRAHDTAPLASTT
- a CDS encoding CusA/CzcA family heavy metal efflux RND transporter gives rise to the protein MVDRLLDISLRQRMLVVIFAIMIGAGGLYAFTTIPIDAFPDVTSVLVQVVTKAPGLSPEEVERVVTYPIELQMTGVPALTEMRSLTKVGLSLVTIVFDDSMDINLARQLVLERLIEVKELLPPGAEPMLAPNSTGLGEVFQYYLEGPQSPLPDESMQHQNLIDQRTIQDWIIRPLLKSTPEVIDVNSMGGYVKQYQVLVEPALLRKYDLTLHDIFDAVARNNANAGGNILEKNAEKYIVRGVGLIRTLADIERIVIKETGGTPVFVGDVATVQIDHAVRHGATVLNGNREVVSGIVLMLRGGNARDVVEGIKTRIDDIHARHLLPDGLRIVPFYDRIELITAALNTVYKSLAEGVALVVVILFLFLGNIRSALIVVGTLVLAPLATFIVMGQVGLTANLMSLGGLAIAIGMIVDGSVVVVENVYRHLSEPSAAAIPRLALITRSVKEVGQPVVFGILIIILVFLPLLSLHGMEGKMFKPLAYTIMIALLTSLVLSLTLSPVLCSLMLTRGSEEDPWIVRIAKRLYAPSLSWALKHTRVVLMIACGALLGSLALFPMLGSEFIPILNEGAVAPQTIRLPSISLPASIEIEKRMQQAIMEFPEVEAVVSKIGRTELGNDPQEANESDPVVRLRPLDEWTTARTMPELMQKFRERLTQVAGATFLISQPIQQRVDELISGVRTEATVKLFGDDLETLRAKAEEIAGVLGTVRGVRDIKVEQLFGQPYLTIDIDRGNIARHGINVADVREIITTAIGGEAATRVYENQQRFDLVVRFPEQYRNSVETISNIPLSDKSGALIPLADLGTVRLEEGPGRISRERLQRYVSIGFNTLGRDIGSLVAEAQQKIAADVTLPAGYTVAWGGSFENMERAMAKLRLIVPMTIGLIFLLLYSTFNSLRQAALIILNLPFALIGGIIALWLTGEYLSVPASVGFINLFGVAVLNGIVLVSCMNALREEGATLDEAVQSGALLRLRPVLMTALVALLGLLPLAFAHGIGSEVQRPLAIVVIGGLVSSTALTLIVLPVLYRWLESRYSPAQHRTATGNTVAHSSGTVLDTGASSPQTITRDFMPPASGST